From Populus trichocarpa isolate Nisqually-1 chromosome 19, P.trichocarpa_v4.1, whole genome shotgun sequence, a single genomic window includes:
- the LOC7491033 gene encoding PHD finger protein ING2 isoform X2 has translation MAIARTGVYVDDYLEYANTLPAELQRLLNTIRELDDRSQSMINQTRQQTNYCLGLASQSSKKGNGSIYNCYNTNNREEDDTVEKMRKDIEANQDNALILCTEKVLLARQAYELIDSHIKRLDEDLNNFAEDLKHEGKLSPDEPAILPPLPLIVPKIEKRRNFYGTPQSKRIDFRDRYWDRERDRDFELMPPPGSHKKDFTVPVEAEQPIDPNEPTYCVCHQVSFGDMIACDNENCQGGEWFHYSCVGLTPETRFKGKWYCPTCRNLPQFQWSCNKVGFS, from the exons CAAATACATTACCAGCTGAGCTTCAACGGCTTCTTAATACTATTAGGGAACTTGATGACCGATCCCAAT CAATGATAAATCAAACAAGGCAACAGACAAACTACTGTCTAGGATTGGCATCTCAAAGCTCGAAAAAAGGGAATGGTAGTATTTATAATTGCTACAACACTAATAATAGGGAAGAGGATGACACAGTCGAGAAAATGAGGAAGGATATTGAGGCAAATCAGGATAATGCATTGATTTTGTGCACGGAGAAGGTTTTGTTGGCACGGCAAGCTTATGAGCTT ATAGACAGCCATATAAAACGACTTGATGAGGATCTGAACAACTTTGCAGAAGATTTGAAGCATG AGGGAAAACTATCACCAGATGAGCCGGCAATTCTTCCTCCACTGCCTTTAATAGTCCCTAAAATTGAGAAACGCAGGAACTTTTATGGAACACCTCAATCAAAAAGGATTGATTTCAGGGATCGGTATTGGGACAGAGAACGTGATAGGGATTTTGAGCTCATGCCTCCTCCAGGAAGCCATAAAAAGGATTTCACTGTTCCTGTTGAAGCTGAGCAACCCATTGATCCGAATGAACCTACCTACTGTGTCTGCCATCAG GTGTCCTTTGGAGATATGATTGCTTGTGATAACGAGAAT TGCCAAGGAGGTGAATGGTTCCATTATTCATGTGTTGGGCTGACACCAGAGACAAGATTCAAGGGGAAGTGGTACTGTCCAACCTGCAGGAATCTACCCCAATTTCAATG GTCTTGTAACAAAGTAGGATTCTCATGA
- the LOC7491033 gene encoding PHD finger protein ING2 isoform X1, whose amino-acid sequence MAIARTGVYVDDYLEYANTLPAELQRLLNTIRELDDRSQSMINQTRQQTNYCLGLASQSSKKGNGSIYNCYNTNNREEDDTVEKMRKDIEANQDNALILCTEKVLLARQAYELIDSHIKRLDEDLNNFAEDLKHEGKLSPDEPAILPPLPLIVPKIEKRRNFYGTPQSKRIDFRDRYWDRERDRDFELMPPPGSHKKDFTVPVEAEQPIDPNEPTYCVCHQVSFGDMIACDNENCQGGEWFHYSCVGLTPETRFKGKWYCPTCRNLPQFQWNRKGNRCVHIHNQAT is encoded by the exons CAAATACATTACCAGCTGAGCTTCAACGGCTTCTTAATACTATTAGGGAACTTGATGACCGATCCCAAT CAATGATAAATCAAACAAGGCAACAGACAAACTACTGTCTAGGATTGGCATCTCAAAGCTCGAAAAAAGGGAATGGTAGTATTTATAATTGCTACAACACTAATAATAGGGAAGAGGATGACACAGTCGAGAAAATGAGGAAGGATATTGAGGCAAATCAGGATAATGCATTGATTTTGTGCACGGAGAAGGTTTTGTTGGCACGGCAAGCTTATGAGCTT ATAGACAGCCATATAAAACGACTTGATGAGGATCTGAACAACTTTGCAGAAGATTTGAAGCATG AGGGAAAACTATCACCAGATGAGCCGGCAATTCTTCCTCCACTGCCTTTAATAGTCCCTAAAATTGAGAAACGCAGGAACTTTTATGGAACACCTCAATCAAAAAGGATTGATTTCAGGGATCGGTATTGGGACAGAGAACGTGATAGGGATTTTGAGCTCATGCCTCCTCCAGGAAGCCATAAAAAGGATTTCACTGTTCCTGTTGAAGCTGAGCAACCCATTGATCCGAATGAACCTACCTACTGTGTCTGCCATCAG GTGTCCTTTGGAGATATGATTGCTTGTGATAACGAGAAT TGCCAAGGAGGTGAATGGTTCCATTATTCATGTGTTGGGCTGACACCAGAGACAAGATTCAAGGGGAAGTGGTACTGTCCAACCTGCAGGAATCTACCCCAATTTCAATG GAACAGAAAAGGAAACAGATGTGTACATATCCACAACCAGGCCACATGA